Proteins found in one Pagrus major chromosome 20, Pma_NU_1.0 genomic segment:
- the qrfprb gene encoding pyroglutamylated RF-amide peptide receptor, with protein MLQYYNLSRQEFISTYNIQPLVYIPELPYSAKTTFVIMYMVIFAMALAGNSLVIYIVVKKRAFQTATDIFICSLAVSDLLITFFCIPFTLLQNISSEWFGGVLVCKTVPFVQTTAIVTGILTMTCIAIERYQGIVYPLKMRRQYSSKRAYKMLGLVWIASVIVGSPMLFVQQLQVKYDFLYDHYHVCCQESWRSVTHRQAYTTFIMVALFLLPLAAMLFLYTRIGIELWIRKRVGDSSVLNTMNHREINKISRKKKRAVKMMLTIVLLFTVCWAPFHTVHMLFEYYDLENKYDGVTLNMIIAIVQAIGFFNSFNNPIVYAFMNENFKKSCVSTLSQCIRKRNQQGRAAVAPRLSVQFVKPQSREAFLQSDEDNSSKQNSAEKAPGSSSHGESSLEIIGLGEKISTIQTELPANTSSQVK; from the exons ATGCTCCAGTACTACAACCTGAGCCGCCAGGAGTTCATCAGCACCTACAACATCCAGCCGCTCGTCTACATCCCCGAGTTGCCCTACAGCGCCAAGACCACCTTCGTCATCATGTACATGGTGATCTTCGCCATGGCCCTGGCTGGGAATAGTTTGGTCATCTACATAGTTGTGAAGAAGCGCGCGTTTCAGACGGCGACGGACATTTTCATCTGCTCCCTGGCGGTCAGCGACCTGCTCATCACTTTCTTCTGCATACCTTTCACCCTGCTGCAGAACATCTCCTCTGAGTGGTTCGGAG GGGTTCTTGTTTGCAAGACGGTGCCCTTTGTACAGACGACAGCCATAGTGACCGGCATCCTCACCATGACCTGCATCGCCATTGAGAGATACCAGGGCATTGTCTACCCGCTGAAAATGAGGAGGCAGTACTCGTCCAAAAGAGCATACAAGATGCTAG GGCTGGTATGGATCGCCTCAGTGATAGTGGGTTCGCCGATGTTGTTTGTGCAACAGCTACAG GTGAAGTACGACTTCTTGTACGATCACTACCACGTGTGCTGTCAGGAGAGTTGGCGCTCTGTGACTCACAGGCAGGCGTACACCACCTTCATCATGGTGGCTCTTTTCCTGCTCCCTTTGGCAGCCATGCTGTTCCTCTACACCCGCATCGGCATCGAGCTGTGGATCCGCAAGAGGGTGGGCGACTCCTCGGTCCTCAACACCATGAACCACAGAGAGATCAATAAGATCTCGAG gaaaaagaaaagagccgTCAAAATGATGCTCACCATCGTTCTGCTGTTCACCGTCTGCTGGGCCCCTTTCCACACGGTCCACATGCTGTTTGAGTACT ATGACCTGGAGAACAAATACGACGGAGTCACACTTAACATGATCATCGCCATCGTTCAGGCCATCGGCTTCTTCAACAGCTTCAACAATCCCATCGTCTACGCCTTCATGAACGAGAACTTCAAGAAGAGCTGCGTCTCCACCCTCTCCCAATGCATCCGAAAACGCAACCAGCAGGGCCGCGCTGCGGTGGCGCCCAGGCTGAGCGTGCAGTTCGTCAAACCCCAGAGTAGAGAGGCCTTCCTCCAATCAGATGAAGATAACAGCTCAAAGCAGAACTCGGCAGAGAAAGCTCCTGGAAGTTCCTCGCATGGAGAGAGCTCGCTGGAAATAATTGGCTTGGGTGAAAAAATCTCCACCATCCAAACAGAACTCCCGGCAAACACCTCCTCTCAGGTCAAATGA